From one Planktothrix sp. FACHB-1365 genomic stretch:
- a CDS encoding glycoside hydrolase 100 family protein produces the protein MNQSLIAEAEACFQQSIRFYNGKPVGTVAATEKVLVEEQLNYNECFIRDFFPCGLAFLMQGKRDIVKNFLEVTLGLQLDWESPIKGEGLFAEVRQALLTQDPQNGEWVRPGEGLMPASFLVVNQQEIKADFGQRAIGRVTPVDSGLWWIFLLKIYEKACDQANVPEEKIAHRPEFQRGIKLLLDLCLAKRFDMTPTLLVPEGAFMIDRRMGVYGHPIEIQALFYIALKVGLELLNPEDVQLLDLENRCHRLIKYIRHHYWLDAGLLRRVYRYQTEEFGETALNKFNIYANTVPGWVLRWLDRKGGYLVGNVGVGWIDFRFFTQGNLLSIISSLTTPKQSQAILTLIEQQWSSLIGEMPMKICYPAVSGRDWEIITGCDPKNVPWSYHNGGNWPVLMWSLAAASIKMGQAEIANHAITIAEKNLVKDEWPEYYDDEDGKIIGRQARLYQTWTISGYLVAQYLLQNPQYLDLISFSASPDD, from the coding sequence ATGAATCAGAGTTTAATAGCAGAAGCCGAAGCTTGCTTTCAACAATCCATTCGATTTTATAACGGTAAACCAGTCGGAACCGTTGCCGCAACTGAAAAGGTGTTAGTCGAAGAACAACTTAATTATAATGAATGTTTTATTCGAGATTTCTTTCCCTGTGGGTTAGCTTTTTTAATGCAGGGAAAACGAGACATTGTTAAAAATTTTTTAGAAGTCACTTTAGGGTTACAATTAGATTGGGAAAGCCCAATTAAAGGTGAAGGATTATTTGCAGAAGTTCGCCAAGCTCTTTTGACTCAAGATCCTCAAAATGGCGAATGGGTTAGACCCGGAGAAGGGTTAATGCCTGCTAGTTTTTTAGTGGTTAATCAACAGGAAATTAAAGCTGATTTTGGTCAACGTGCTATTGGTCGAGTGACTCCCGTTGATTCAGGATTATGGTGGATTTTCTTATTGAAAATTTATGAAAAAGCCTGTGATCAAGCTAATGTTCCTGAAGAAAAAATTGCCCATCGTCCTGAATTTCAACGGGGAATTAAATTATTATTAGATTTATGTTTAGCAAAACGCTTTGATATGACCCCAACCCTGTTAGTTCCTGAAGGAGCGTTTATGATTGATCGACGCATGGGGGTTTACGGTCATCCTATCGAGATTCAAGCTTTATTTTATATTGCTTTAAAAGTAGGATTAGAATTATTAAATCCTGAAGATGTTCAACTTTTAGACTTAGAAAATCGATGTCATCGATTAATCAAGTATATTCGACATCACTATTGGTTAGATGCGGGTTTATTACGTCGAGTCTATCGTTATCAAACTGAAGAATTTGGAGAAACGGCATTAAATAAATTTAATATTTATGCCAATACGGTTCCCGGTTGGGTTTTACGATGGTTAGATCGCAAAGGAGGCTATTTAGTCGGAAATGTTGGAGTGGGTTGGATCGATTTTCGGTTCTTTACTCAAGGGAATTTATTATCAATAATTAGTTCTTTAACTACCCCAAAACAATCTCAAGCAATTTTGACCTTAATTGAACAACAATGGTCAAGTTTAATTGGAGAAATGCCGATGAAAATTTGTTATCCTGCTGTCAGTGGTCGAGATTGGGAAATTATTACCGGATGTGATCCTAAAAATGTACCTTGGTCATATCATAATGGCGGAAATTGGCCGGTTTTAATGTGGTCATTAGCAGCAGCATCTATCAAAATGGGTCAAGCAGAAATAGCCAACCATGCGATTACAATTGCTGAAAAAAATTTAGTCAAGGATGAATGGCCAGAATATTATGATGATGAAGATGGAAAAATTATTGGTCGTCAAGCAAGACTGTATCAAACTTGGACAATTTCCGGCTATTTAGTTGCTCAATATTTACTCCAAAATCCTCAATATTTAGACCTAATTTCATTTTCAGCTTCACCTGATGATTAA
- a CDS encoding GNAT family N-acetyltransferase: MDIFLETKRLILRQFTELDADFLWNLDHDPKVMKYINGGYPTPKEVIQTQTLPRFIGYYSRYSYFGVWGVVEKATGELIGWVHFFPAIDHPFAVALNLVQLDEIALGYRLMYQSWRKGYATEACQMLVDKGFSEWAVKRVIGWALVANQGSIRVMEKLGLTLEKQFRFSEHQLPYLSFEERQAVKYSRGK; the protein is encoded by the coding sequence ATGGATATTTTTTTAGAAACGAAACGGTTAATCTTACGACAGTTTACCGAACTGGATGCAGATTTTTTATGGAATTTAGATCACGACCCCAAGGTGATGAAATATATTAATGGCGGATATCCCACACCCAAAGAAGTCATTCAGACTCAAACATTACCGAGATTTATAGGATATTATAGCAGATATTCCTATTTTGGGGTTTGGGGTGTTGTTGAAAAAGCAACTGGAGAGTTGATCGGTTGGGTACATTTTTTTCCCGCTATTGATCATCCTTTTGCAGTCGCGTTAAATCTAGTACAACTTGATGAAATTGCGTTAGGATATCGGTTAATGTATCAAAGTTGGAGGAAAGGCTACGCAACGGAAGCTTGCCAAATGTTAGTAGATAAAGGGTTTTCAGAATGGGCTGTAAAACGAGTTATTGGTTGGGCATTAGTGGCTAATCAAGGTTCAATTCGAGTCATGGAAAAGCTAGGATTAACCTTAGAAAAACAGTTTAGATTTAGTGAACATCAACTCCCCTATTTAAGTTTTGAAGAACGTCAAGCGGTTAAATATAGTCGGGGTAAGTAG
- a CDS encoding AAA-like domain-containing protein, with product MLTVYQVGGSLHNNDPTYVVRSSDHQLYNALKAGEFCYVFNSRQMGKSSLLVRTKHQLETEGYCCAVIDLTQIGSQDTTPLQWYKGIMMDLLRGFGCFGKLNFKTWWNEQEGISLVQKFNEFLDILLIQQFPEQNLCIFIDEIDSLLSLNFPIDDFFALIRACYNQRAVNSEYKRLTFALFGVATPSDLIADKTRTPFNIGTAINLTGFTLEEAPPLVQGLTGIFAQPEEVLQEVLNWTNGQPFLTQKLLNLLLLNHQGKPDLIAQNSPTLWIKKILRSQMIENWESQDEPEHLKTIRDRLIHNSKNTGRLLGIYQNIIQGSEIKANDSREHIELFLSGLIIKSQGYLKVRNLIYQEVFNLGWVQEQLAKLRPYSQSFDAWIASGQQDESRLLRGQALKDAQQWAMGKSLSDLDYNFLSASQDIDHQESQQKLEVERAKAIEKQLIEKEKRLQQEQKNTRLQRLLLGAISLAFLLSSGLGFLAFRQYREARISEIKALTSSSEGLFSSHRQLDSMIEAIKAKRRLESLGGVDQETTEDVEKVLKITVYSSNEFNRLIGHQAPVLSVAMSPNDQLIATASVDKTVKIWQQDGKLLQTLKQPAVVSSVAFSPDSQQIVSGNFDGSMKLWRVDGTLVKTIQINQTPVRAVAFSPNGQLIASASSDQIIRLWRLDGRLWKTLKGHQLPTVAVAFSPDSQIIASAGLDQTIKLWSRDGRLLKTLQNHQNAIFDLAFCSQDNLLVSGSGDRTAKIWKTDGTLVTTLHSNQAILGVDCRGEYIVTSGKDNQAKIWTLQGNFIRDLKQHRTTVRDVALSSDGLIAASASDDGTVKLWKYNTELLKPLYGHQDAIWQLATSSDGKWIASVSEDDTLKLWHSDGRLRQTLKQPEGSFRSVRFSRDSRMLVTVNTKGLVQLWELDNGNSLPLKLFRTWKAHQAPLFAVAITPDGQTIASGGDDKTIKIWNLDGKLLQSINAHKERIWQLAFSQDGQLLASASQDGTVKLWQLNGKPVKTLTVEQGAVLGLAFSPDGNQIVTASLDNTLKFWQLDGTLLKTIKGNNDGFLQVAFSPDGQRIATGAIDNQVRLWNLNGQLLKTLPGHQGTVGNVVFTADGKFLVSGGDDGTIILWGLKQIQTLNTLNYACDWVKDYLRTNIEVEESERLLCP from the coding sequence ATGCTAACTGTATATCAAGTCGGTGGGAGTTTACATAATAATGACCCTACTTATGTGGTTCGTTCCAGTGACCATCAACTGTATAATGCCTTAAAAGCCGGAGAATTTTGCTATGTGTTTAATTCCCGACAAATGGGCAAATCGTCTTTATTAGTCAGAACCAAACATCAACTTGAAACCGAAGGATATTGTTGTGCTGTGATTGATCTGACCCAAATTGGCAGTCAAGATACCACGCCGCTACAATGGTATAAAGGCATTATGATGGATTTATTGCGGGGGTTTGGATGTTTTGGTAAACTGAATTTTAAAACCTGGTGGAACGAACAAGAGGGAATTTCTTTAGTCCAAAAATTTAATGAATTCTTAGATATTTTATTAATCCAACAATTCCCTGAACAGAATCTCTGTATTTTTATTGATGAAATTGATAGCCTTCTGAGTCTAAATTTCCCGATTGATGACTTTTTTGCCTTAATTAGAGCTTGTTATAATCAACGAGCGGTTAACTCCGAATATAAACGCTTAACCTTTGCCTTATTTGGTGTAGCTACCCCTAGTGATTTAATTGCAGATAAAACCCGCACCCCGTTTAATATTGGAACCGCCATTAATTTAACGGGATTTACCTTAGAAGAAGCACCCCCTTTAGTCCAAGGATTAACCGGAATTTTTGCACAGCCTGAAGAAGTTCTCCAAGAGGTGTTAAACTGGACAAACGGACAGCCATTTTTAACTCAAAAATTATTAAATTTATTACTGTTAAATCATCAAGGAAAACCGGATTTAATTGCTCAAAATAGCCCGACCCTTTGGATCAAAAAAATCCTGCGATCGCAAATGATTGAAAATTGGGAATCTCAAGACGAACCCGAACATTTAAAAACGATTCGAGATCGGCTAATTCATAACTCAAAAAACACGGGAAGACTTTTAGGAATTTACCAAAATATTATCCAAGGAAGCGAAATTAAAGCCAATGATAGCCGAGAACACATCGAATTATTTTTATCGGGTTTAATCATTAAATCCCAGGGATATTTAAAAGTGAGGAACTTAATTTATCAAGAAGTGTTTAATTTAGGGTGGGTGCAAGAACAATTAGCGAAACTCCGCCCCTATTCCCAAAGCTTTGATGCTTGGATTGCATCGGGTCAACAAGATGAATCTCGTTTATTAAGAGGACAGGCGTTAAAAGATGCTCAACAGTGGGCGATGGGAAAAAGTTTAAGCGATTTAGATTATAATTTTCTCAGTGCTTCCCAAGATATTGATCATCAAGAAAGCCAACAAAAATTAGAAGTAGAACGAGCTAAAGCTATTGAAAAGCAGTTAATAGAAAAAGAAAAACGCTTACAACAGGAGCAAAAAAATACCCGATTACAACGATTATTATTAGGAGCGATTAGTCTAGCATTTTTGCTATCTTCTGGCTTAGGGTTCTTGGCTTTTAGACAATATCGAGAAGCCCGAATTAGTGAAATTAAAGCGTTAACGTCCTCCTCAGAAGGCTTGTTTTCTTCCCATCGTCAGTTAGATTCCATGATTGAAGCCATTAAAGCCAAACGCAGATTAGAGAGTTTAGGAGGTGTTGATCAAGAAACAACAGAAGATGTAGAAAAGGTGTTAAAAATAACTGTTTATAGTTCCAATGAATTTAACCGTTTGATCGGTCATCAAGCTCCCGTGCTGAGTGTGGCTATGAGTCCTAACGATCAATTAATTGCCACTGCAAGTGTTGATAAAACCGTTAAAATTTGGCAACAAGATGGCAAGTTATTGCAAACCTTAAAACAGCCTGCCGTAGTCTCTAGCGTTGCATTTAGTCCTGATAGTCAACAGATTGTTTCAGGAAATTTCGATGGCAGCATGAAACTATGGCGTGTTGATGGCACTTTAGTCAAAACAATTCAGATTAATCAAACCCCAGTTCGGGCAGTTGCATTTAGTCCTAATGGTCAGTTAATTGCCTCAGCTAGTTCAGATCAAATAATAAGATTATGGCGACTTGATGGCAGATTATGGAAAACATTAAAAGGACATCAACTCCCGACGGTGGCTGTCGCTTTTAGCCCAGATAGTCAGATCATTGCTTCCGCAGGACTCGATCAAACGATTAAACTGTGGAGTAGGGATGGCAGATTATTAAAAACCCTACAAAATCATCAAAATGCTATCTTCGATCTGGCATTTTGTTCTCAAGACAATTTACTGGTTTCAGGAAGTGGCGATCGCACCGCTAAAATTTGGAAAACTGACGGAACTTTAGTGACAACACTTCACAGTAATCAAGCTATTTTAGGAGTTGATTGTCGAGGTGAATATATTGTTACCAGTGGCAAAGATAATCAAGCCAAAATTTGGACACTCCAGGGCAATTTTATTCGAGATTTAAAACAGCATCGTACCACTGTTCGAGATGTCGCTTTGAGTTCCGATGGTTTGATTGCCGCTTCCGCCAGTGATGATGGCACCGTTAAACTCTGGAAATACAATACAGAGTTATTAAAACCACTCTACGGTCATCAGGATGCAATTTGGCAACTCGCCACCAGTTCAGATGGCAAATGGATCGCCTCTGTGAGTGAAGATGACACCCTAAAATTATGGCATTCTGATGGCAGACTGCGGCAAACCCTCAAACAACCGGAAGGGAGTTTTCGCAGTGTCAGGTTTAGTCGGGATAGTCGAATGCTCGTGACGGTTAATACAAAAGGTCTTGTACAGCTTTGGGAGTTAGACAATGGCAATTCATTACCTCTGAAATTATTCCGAACTTGGAAGGCACATCAAGCACCTCTTTTTGCCGTCGCTATCACTCCTGATGGTCAAACTATTGCTTCTGGGGGTGATGACAAAACTATCAAAATTTGGAATTTAGACGGCAAATTATTGCAGAGTATTAACGCTCACAAAGAAAGAATCTGGCAATTAGCCTTTAGTCAGGACGGTCAACTTCTCGCCTCAGCCAGCCAAGATGGTACCGTCAAACTTTGGCAACTGAATGGTAAACCCGTGAAAACCTTGACAGTTGAGCAGGGTGCAGTTTTGGGACTGGCGTTTAGTCCTGACGGGAATCAAATTGTGACAGCCAGTTTGGATAATACCCTTAAATTTTGGCAACTGGATGGAACATTACTTAAAACCATTAAGGGAAATAATGATGGATTTCTGCAAGTTGCTTTTAGTCCTGACGGTCAAAGAATTGCCACGGGTGCTATTGATAATCAGGTGAGATTATGGAATCTAAACGGACAATTACTCAAGACCTTACCCGGACATCAAGGAACAGTGGGTAATGTTGTATTTACTGCGGATGGAAAATTCCTCGTTTCAGGAGGAGATGATGGCACTATTATTTTATGGGGCCTAAAACAAATTCAGACCCTTAACACCCTGAATTATGCTTGTGATTGGGTCAAGGATTATTTACGAACTAATATTGAAGTTGAGGAAAGCGAACGGTTGTTATGTCCGTAA
- a CDS encoding bifunctional UDP-sugar hydrolase/5'-nucleotidase, which produces MKRTLKFGLSLFLIGLILAIAPQSLGLFYPEFNLRILHTNDHHAHLDVITTKETQLGGIAQRKTLIDQLKSENPRETLLLDAGDIFQGTLYFNQYLGQADLSFYNQMNYQAGTLGNHEFDRGQGILADFIKKAKFPIVSANVKVADYSPLKNLVKPWIILSVNGEKIGVFGLTVEETAKLSSPGEGVTFTNTMEATKQAVAELKQQGINKIIGLTHIGFESDLNLARNIDDIDIIIGGHSHTPLGSMPNATQPYPVVTNTPNGKTVLVVTDWEWGKYLGDLKVKFNRQGDVISWQGSPHAIDNTIPPDASFAKQLEAFSTPLEILRQTIIGKTDVLLDGSRDTIRTQETNLGNLIADAILNKFRPDGAQIAIVNGGGIRSSIPPGQISVSQVIEVLPFGNTIGRLDLTGEQIKQALEHGVSQVELGEGRFPQIAGLRFIYDPKAPVGSRVLSVFVVDQTGQEKPLNLTTTYRVITNSFMLNGGDGYEVMKAGKNSVDTGFLFLDVVIDYIKQQSNINVKSGDRIMVKQSL; this is translated from the coding sequence ATGAAACGGACATTAAAATTTGGTTTAAGTTTATTTTTAATCGGGCTAATTTTAGCGATCGCCCCCCAAAGCTTAGGATTATTTTACCCAGAATTTAACCTCAGAATTCTCCATACCAATGATCATCATGCTCATTTAGACGTGATCACAACAAAAGAGACTCAACTCGGCGGAATTGCTCAACGAAAAACCTTAATTGATCAATTAAAATCGGAAAATCCTAGAGAAACTCTGCTTTTAGATGCAGGTGATATTTTTCAAGGAACCTTATATTTTAATCAATATTTGGGTCAAGCAGATTTATCCTTTTACAATCAGATGAATTATCAAGCTGGCACCTTGGGAAACCATGAATTTGATCGCGGACAAGGCATTTTAGCTGATTTTATTAAAAAAGCGAAATTTCCTATCGTTTCTGCTAATGTAAAAGTTGCCGATTATTCCCCTTTAAAAAATTTAGTTAAGCCTTGGATCATTCTATCTGTTAATGGAGAAAAAATCGGAGTTTTTGGCTTAACCGTAGAAGAAACCGCTAAACTTTCAAGTCCAGGGGAAGGCGTGACCTTTACTAATACGATGGAAGCGACAAAACAAGCTGTTGCAGAATTAAAGCAGCAAGGGATTAATAAAATTATTGGTTTAACTCATATTGGGTTTGAATCCGATTTGAATTTAGCCAGAAATATCGATGATATTGATATTATTATTGGCGGACATAGCCATACCCCTCTCGGTTCTATGCCGAATGCAACACAACCCTATCCTGTTGTTACTAACACACCCAATGGTAAAACTGTTTTAGTTGTTACAGATTGGGAATGGGGGAAATATTTAGGGGATTTAAAAGTTAAATTTAATCGCCAAGGAGACGTTATTTCTTGGCAAGGTTCACCCCATGCTATTGATAATACAATTCCACCGGATGCCAGTTTTGCTAAACAATTAGAAGCCTTTTCAACGCCTTTAGAAATTTTACGTCAAACCATTATCGGCAAAACCGATGTTCTTTTAGATGGAAGTCGAGATACAATTCGTACCCAAGAAACAAATTTAGGCAATTTAATTGCTGATGCCATTTTAAATAAATTCCGACCCGATGGTGCACAAATCGCCATTGTAAATGGCGGTGGAATTCGTTCTAGTATTCCGCCGGGACAGATTAGTGTTAGTCAAGTGATTGAAGTGCTTCCCTTTGGTAATACTATTGGTCGTTTAGACTTAACCGGAGAACAAATTAAACAAGCCTTAGAACATGGTGTGAGTCAGGTTGAATTAGGAGAAGGGCGATTTCCCCAAATTGCAGGATTACGGTTTATTTATGACCCCAAAGCACCCGTTGGTTCTCGTGTTCTTTCTGTTTTTGTTGTTGATCAAACTGGACAAGAAAAACCCCTGAATTTAACTACAACCTATCGAGTTATTACCAATAGTTTTATGCTGAATGGGGGAGATGGTTATGAAGTTATGAAAGCCGGAAAAAATTCTGTTGATACGGGGTTTTTGTTTCTGGATGTAGTCATTGATTATATTAAACAACAATCTAATATTAATGTAAAATCCGGCGATCGCATTATGGTCAAACAATCCCTTTAG
- a CDS encoding DevA family ABC transporter ATP-binding protein → MQTKIQDIQDSTKRNVAISIQNLDHYFGKGQLQKQVLFDINLQIAIGEIVIMTGPSGSGKTTLLTLIGALRSVQSGSLNILGRELLGASSGELVKARRNTGYIFQAHNLHQSLTALQNVQMGLEVQGTFSRYQMQQKATAMLEKVGLGNRLDYYPDNLSGGQKQRVAIARALVSHPPIVLADEPTAALDSHSGRDVVNLMQTLAKEQGCTILIVTHDNRILDVADRILHMEDGALVTNSELTPNNQLKSNTQS, encoded by the coding sequence ATGCAAACTAAAATCCAAGATATTCAAGATTCCACAAAACGTAATGTGGCGATCTCGATTCAAAATTTAGACCATTATTTTGGAAAAGGGCAATTACAAAAACAAGTCTTATTTGATATTAACTTACAAATTGCTATTGGTGAAATTGTGATTATGACGGGCCCCTCTGGTTCAGGAAAAACCACATTATTAACCTTAATTGGCGCCTTACGTTCTGTACAGTCTGGAAGTTTAAATATATTAGGACGAGAACTGTTAGGTGCGAGTTCAGGAGAATTAGTTAAAGCTAGACGAAATACAGGTTATATTTTCCAAGCGCATAATTTACATCAGAGCTTAACCGCCTTACAAAATGTGCAAATGGGCTTAGAAGTTCAAGGGACATTCTCTCGTTACCAAATGCAGCAAAAAGCCACTGCAATGTTAGAAAAAGTGGGATTAGGAAATCGCTTAGATTATTATCCTGATAATCTCTCTGGAGGACAAAAACAACGAGTTGCGATCGCTCGTGCATTAGTCAGTCATCCCCCGATAGTATTAGCAGATGAGCCTACGGCTGCTCTTGATAGTCATTCGGGGAGAGATGTGGTTAATTTAATGCAAACCTTAGCCAAAGAACAAGGTTGTACAATCTTAATTGTTACCCATGATAATCGAATTTTAGATGTTGCCGATCGCATTCTTCACATGGAAGATGGCGCATTAGTAACTAATTCTGAATTAACACCCAATAATCAGTTGAAATCAAATACTCAATCTTAA